CTTACTCGCAAGACCGGTGAACGGATTGTCGTCGGCGATAACGTGGTTATTACCATTTTCGATATCAAAGGCGATAGCGTCCGCTTGTCCATTGAAGCTCCCAAAGAAGTGAAAGTCTACCGCGGCGAACTCTTCGACGCCATCGCCGCCGAGAATAAGCAGGCCGCCGTCCTGAATGACCTGGAAGGACTGGCGGGGATTAAGAGACGGGATGAGAGCGGGACTTAGTATTGGGGACTGGGAAATTGGAAATTAGGACTTGGGACTTGGAATTCAGTTTCCATTACCAAGTTCCAAGTCCCGCTTTTTTCAGTCTCCTGCTTGTCATCGCGAGGCGTAAGCCGCGGCGATCTCAAAGCCGGAGAGGCGTCAGGAAGAGCGAGATTGCTTCGCTGCCGCTCGCAATGACAGAATATTCATTCAAGTCCCCACTGCCAAGTCCCAAGAGCTCTTTACCGCCTTATTCCAAGTGCCAATTACCAAGTCCCATCTTCCCGTTCCCCCCCCAAGTTCCAAGTCCCCATTACCAAGTTCCGTTTCCCTCGTCCCCCCATTTCCAAGTGCCAAAAAAAAAATCCCCGTTCCCTCTTAAGTTTTCTGTCGAACCATCCGATATATAGGTTGTACATGTCAAATAGCTCACTTTCCCGAACCGGCCGGAGGGAAAGCTGAGCGTAAGGCAAAATAAGCCGGGCAAGGACGCCCGGTAATACTCAAGGAGGAGAACTTTATGATTATTAACACCAATATG
The genomic region above belongs to Veillonellales bacterium and contains:
- the csrA gene encoding carbon storage regulator CsrA, encoding MLALTRKTGERIVVGDNVVITIFDIKGDSVRLSIEAPKEVKVYRGELFDAIAAENKQAAVLNDLEGLAGIKRRDESGT